The genomic stretch CAACGTCACGATGCACCGGAAGAGACCCGGTGCAGACAGGCACACCTCTCTAAACACTCATACCGGCACGGTGGCATGCGGCACCGGGGCGGGTGGCACAACCGCCCCGGGACTCCCCGCAGGCACCGCATGGTTATCACACACCATAAAATACCTCTTTTTGCGCTCTCCCTCCAGGACGCCCGAAACCGGAGAGCAATGTCTATCTTCCATCAGAACAAAAAACTCATTAAATGAGCGGGCACGTTGAGATCACCGAGAAGAGAAACGGTAACATCGATATCGTCACGGTGAAAGGGCGGCTGGATGCAGGCTCTTCGGAGACGGCACAGGAGCGGATCAACGGGGTGCTCGACGCCGGAGGGAGAAACCTCCTCGTCAACCTCTGCGAACTTGACTACATCAGCAGTTCCGGGCTCCGGGTGCTGCTTGCCACGCTGAAGCGGCTGAAGGCCGACGGCGGGGCGCTCCGGATCGCCTGCGCACAGCCGCAGATTCTCGAGGTCTTCACCATGGCGGGGTTCCACCGGATCTTCTTGCTCTCTCCCGACGAGGCAACCGCGCTTGCCGGATTTCCAGCGGGGCCCTGAGCGGC from Methanoculleus chikugoensis encodes the following:
- a CDS encoding STAS domain-containing protein: MSGHVEITEKRNGNIDIVTVKGRLDAGSSETAQERINGVLDAGGRNLLVNLCELDYISSSGLRVLLATLKRLKADGGALRIACAQPQILEVFTMAGFHRIFLLSPDEATALAGFPAGP